The DNA region CGGTCCCCCGCAAAGCGGGAGACAGCGTGGAGAGCGCCACAGGCCGAGTCGAGGGGGCCCCGCCAACCCGAGCCGCCCCAACACGCAATCCCCCGGCACCAGCCGGGGGATCGACGAGCGCCACAGGCCGAGTCGAGGGGGGCCCCAAATCCAAGCCGCCCCCTCGGCTCGGGTCGCACAGCGACCACTCGCCGGTCCCCCGCAAAGCGGGAGACAGCGTGGGGAGCGCCACCCGTACCCCGCACAGCAGGAGACAGCGTGGACAGGACGGCTCGAAGGACCCTTGCGATCGGTGAGGCAGTTCCGAAGGAACTGGAGACGGACCTGCCGCCGGCAGGTCCGCGTGGAGCTGAGGGGATTTGAACCCCTGACCTCTTGCATGCCATGCAAGCGCTCTGCCAACTGAGCTACAGCCCCTCGCCGAACGGCGGGACGGCGATTGTATCAGGCGTCCGCCGAGGCCGGTTCGTAGTCGATCGAGGGTGCGTCCGCCCAGAGGCGCTCCAGCTCGTAGTAGTCGCGGGTCTCCTGATCGAACACGTGGACGACGATGTCGCCGTAGTCGAGGAGCACCCACCGGGCATGCTCCTTGCCTTCACGACGGAGCGGCTTGCGGCTCAGGTGCCGCGCCAGTTGCGCCTCGACCTCGTCCACGAGCGATTTGACGTGACGATTCGACGTGCCGGTCGCGATGACGAACACATCCGTCACGACGACGAGCTCCGATACGTCCAGCAGGGACATGTCGAGCCCTCGCTTGTCGTCGATCGCGGCAGCCGCATGCAGAGCTGCGGTCCTGGCTTCGATATCGGCGGCGATGCGCTAGTCCTCTGCCTCGGGAACGTCGTATCCCACGATGATAGAGAGGTCGACGACACTCGACGGCGCACGGAGCTCGAGCTCGACGGCGCCGAGTCCCAGGA from Acidimicrobiia bacterium includes:
- the rsfS gene encoding ribosome silencing factor, with protein sequence MSLLDVSELVVVTDVFVIATGTSNRHVKSLVDEVEAQLARHLSRKPLRREGKEHARWVLLDYGDIVVHVFDQETRDYYELERLWADAPSIDYEPASADA